The region cctcctgatgaTACAGAGACTAGAAAACTCAGAAGACTAAAAACCTTATGATCAGAAACCGTATGATCCCTAGAGTTTTCctgggtatttatagatgtgatgagaaCCCCTCTTTAAAGAGAAATGGGAAACTTCCTTTAAGGAATATAAATCCCTCCAGGAATGTGAAACCTCTTTTTAGGAGAACCCATACcctttttccattatacatcttttaacccttatatacttaaattttaacaaaatgagagggagggaatttcacccagtaattccgcctttatacatcactaatcatcaacgtgagtccttatggaattacaacctttattatataaatcaatgttaggaaataattatttctaacagcTTGGTGCCAGTTTCAAAGAGGATAGTATCCAGAATCCGATCTATTATGTAAGCAAATCCTTGAATGATGCAGAGTTTAGATATAATATACAATACTAGAGAAGACAACCTACGCCTTGGTTCATACAATAAGATGGTTGGAGCCGTACTTCCAAGCACACAGTACAGAGTAAGAAGATACTTCTACTGCACGCAAAAACTTGTGTTGTTCTCAAGCCTTGTTGTTGCTAAGAACCCATGCTGCTATATATAAAACTCCTGCTGCTACATACTATATGGCAGTCATAACACTTCCTGTTGAGAAGTCATGCTCTATTGTAGATTCTTGCCGCTACTAATTCTTGATGTTGGTGACTTCACTATGATATCAACACTAAAGTCTTGTTGTGATAAActcccttcttttttttctttttgaaaatataaactcCCTTTAATTCCATCACATAGAGATTTTTGTTGCCAACAAAAATTGAATGCCTAACttacaaaatttaaagttttgggGGGTTAAAATTTAGTCCTAAAATAGACTTgaatattaaatattgaatattcattcTTTGGTAGTATATTTAAAACTGAACTTTTAgcacataaaaaattaatattaaatatattaaaaataagggtgtgtttggaaacccggaaaatgatttccgggtttttagtgtttggcaaaacttggaaaacccagtcaacggaaaataattTCCGTTGACAGGGGAAAATCACTCCcatttggcggaaaatgacttccgcctaAAAAatgcggaagtcattttccgcccagGAAAATGACGAACAACAACCAGAACACAGACTTTGGTTTTCGGCGGAAACCAGAGGgtgatgttttttatttttttattttgtttttttttaattttattttctataatattatttttaataatattttaaatattttaatattctaaataaaataattaaaatacataattatacaaCTCTaatcagaaaatgaaccaaacacacaaacacagtttttcaaaatgcaaccaaacactgaaaatgaacttattttctggaaaatgactcatttttcagaaaacattttccagaagtcatttttctactttccaaacacacccaaaaactttcgtatattaaaaatgaactttattTCAATAATCCACCTTACGAGGTAGGCTATCGTACGATGATAGTAAAACCTCAATACACACAATACAGAACAAAATAGAATTACATGACTTGAAATATGAATAcaaacacacaaatacacaTGATTGAACTTTATTTAGAATGATGACATAGATCGGATCGGAGGTACTCCAATGGTCTTCGTACTTCCTGCAGTTCAAGAAGATGAGTTGATCCTGTTTTAATGCATtgccatttatttattaatgtttattgctaaatgaaaatatactgtaatttctttttttgaaaagacaAATATACTGTAATTTCAAATGAACATTTTagaatcttaattatattacctTTTATTTCAATCTAGCTAGCTCCCATACCTCTCTTCAATTTGGCTCCATATACCAGAATGGCAGTGCAAATcttctcttttttgttttctaaaaatTGGAAATATGCATGTCGCCAAGAACGCTTGAGTATTAATGTTCCGCATACTCCCCAAAAACCAAGAATGAATCCAAGTGCCATACTCACAAAGAAGTCAAAGTCCCAGATAATCCaatgttcatcatcttcaatttcatcaattcgTCCTTGTTGTGGAGCATTTCCAGGTTCACTTCTATGACACTTTGTTGGGAGTGGAGGCCCTCGTAGTTTTGGATTTCCCTGATAAGCCTCATAAGTGAATCCTTGCAACTGAGGGCCAAGTGGAATACAACCAGACAAATTATTGTTCGACAAGTCCAAGCGAGCAAGAAATGATATACTAGCCAGGCTAAATGGTATTGCTCCAGATAGTTGATTGTTTGACAAGTCGAGATTCTCTAGCGAGCTCATCTGACCAATCTTGTTTTGGATGAAACCGGCCAGTTTGTTTCTCGACAGGTTTAGTGAATTAAGTATATGCAAATCAGTTATCTCAACTGGGATTTCTCCAACCAATTTATTACTCGAGAGATCAATGAGCTTCATGAATTTGAGGTTCTTACCATACTCCACCTCTTCACCCTTCCACATAAGCCAttcataatcaaataaatattcttCGATAGAGTCTACAATCCCATAGATTTGTTGAGAAAATCCAGGAAACTCCCCCCTGCTTGGCATCCATTCATCATATTTAGTCATTAATGAATTGAAGCAAGTTGGAATGGAACCAGATAAATGGTTTGAAGACAAATCTATTATTTGAAGGGATTGAAGTTGGCAGATATTAATTGGGATTGATCCTTTTAGTTCATTTGAATCTAGGCAAAGGATCTTCAACTCTTTTAAGCTTTCCCCAATCCATGCAGGAATACCCCcagtaaaataattatttccaaGATCCAAAACCATCAATGAAGTGCAATTTTTTAGAGACATAGGAAATTCCCCATCAAACCTATTGCTTCTCAAATGTAGTGAAAACATACTGTTCAAGCGTCCTATGGATAAGGGGATTTCACCAAAGAAGCTATTATTTGCCAAGTTTAAACTGTACAAATAATTAACTTTCGCCAAACATTCAGGAATCTTCTCGGTAAAGAAATTGTTTGAAAGGTCAATTTGTTGAAGTTGATTAGGCCATGTAGAAGTATTCGTACACAAAACTGAAATGGTTCCAGAAAGCTTGTTTTTGGAAAGGTTCAGTGTTGATACTCCCGAATAATTTTTTGGTATAGGACCTTCTAGCAAATTGTTGCTAAAGTCTACTACTTGAGTCAAAGTTGATGGTATGTTTGGTAATTTTCCACGAATTCTATTTTGAGAAGCACTCAAATAATCTAAGTTGGATAGGTTGGTGAACCATTGAGGAATGAGATctgaaatttcattatttgagATATCAAGGTCTTCTAGTTTTGTCTGTGTGTGGATCCAATTAGGAAATTTGGGGCCCAACTCACAAGATCTGAGGCCTAGACCTCTTAACTGAAATGGGGGAATCCAATGGGTGCCTAAATTCACTGTCAAAAAGTTTTCAGACAGGATGAGCACATCCAATTTGCTAAAATTAGAGAAGCTGATTTCAGATATGGCTCCTTCCAAAGAATTCGAAGAAACATCTAGACATTTGAGATTAGAGAGGTGGCCGATGTTACTTCCCATTAAGTTCCCATTGAAGTGATTGTAGCCTATTGCAAAAATTTCTAAGGACAACATTTTTGACATGTCAGGCAGTGAACCAGAAAGTTGATTATTCTCCAAGTTTAACTCTCTTAGGGAATTAAACTTTCTGGTATCATCCAGTGATCCGACAATTTTGTTATCATGTAATTTCAAAATCTCTATCAACTTCTCAGAACCTAAAATGAGTTGTGAAaagttgaaagaaaaagaattatatgataaatctagagttttcaaattgCCAAGGTTCCTCAAGAATTTGATGTCCTTATCGTCACCTACCAAAGAATTACCGGAGAGGTCAAGATATTGAAGGAAGTAGCTTTGgtttagccacaaattcagtAGGGGAAATGTTGTTATATTTCCAGACTGTAAAGACAAGTGTTGTAGGAAGCTAGAAGAGTTGATGTGCAAAAGTGATGATGGGGGACTTGGAAGAAGGCAGGAAGATAGGCTTAGTGTTCTCAGCAAAGAAAGCTTTGAAATTGAGTGAAGCCAATCTGAAACAGAACGAAGGTCTACAGAATCCATATTGAGATACTCCAAGGAATAGAGATGAGAAATCCATTCCAAGGTgtcaactacttttagttgatGATAATTGTAGTTGCCAAGGTCAAgatatttcaaatttgaaatatttccCAGATGAGGAGGGACATtcccaaaaaaaatcattataagaAAGATTAAGATAGACCAACTTGTTCAGAGAGCCAATAAAACTCGGAATTCTTTCAAATTCATTGAAACTAAGATCCAAGAAATTGAGAAACagtaaatgaagcaaggaaggGCTGATTTCACCTTGTAAGCCTGCATCCCCcaaatgaagagcaacaacaTGGCCAGTTCTGTTGTCGCAACCAATTCCTTCCCATTTGCAGCAGTCATCATCTCTACTGGCTCCCCATGAGGAGAGAGAGCTGAATGATAGGTGAGAAACGTTACGTTTGAAGCTTAGAAGAGCATTTCTCTCATTCTCAAAGCAGCTCCTACTCCCATTTAAATATTGAACAATAATCAAAAGGAACACAAGCCACGGGAGATTATAATAAGAACCACAAATCCTCATCATCAGCTTTATCTTGGATTCAAGATAATTGATTTATGTATAAGTTTTGTTGTAGACAATGCTCTGCCACTACTGCAAttaacaactatatatataagcacCAGTACGTTAGGTTGCTCCACCCTACCCTATTTTTTTCCCTTCTAATTTATTTCTCACACTAATAACTTAGGCtatgtttcatacacctaactGAAAAGCtaactaaaaactaaaaattaaaaagttagtaGCTATTAAGCTAATTGATTGgaattaaagtgtttggtaaaattaattattaaataaattgataataaaaagataaactgaaatattaaaattttgattaatgaaggaTAGATAATAACGTTTCAAACTAAACTATTATttaatattcaatattttatcaaATAGGGCTTATATCTTATTTGCAACTTAAAATCACCTATAAGCTCAAACGTTGATAGTATCATCCtttgagtatatatattaccatatataataaatgatttGGAAGAGGCTTAGTATAATTTTGTACTCTATAAGACACTTCTAGTTGAGAAAATATTGTGCCCATCGTGTAAACACTCTAAACTAAGTGATatatttctcttttgtttttttttttatcgtaataaaataacataaaaatacgatgtatatatatatatatatatatatatatatatatatatatatatatatattgaaactaAATACGAGATATTTTTGTTgtattattgagtattattaaattgataAGTGATAAAacgtagtattttaaatttttatttaaaggtTATGTTATATAATGAACTAATaaatgttattgtattttaaaaaattgataattttttaggCAACGCAAATTTGGGTAGATGACAATTTCTTTACCTTCTTGCTAGATTATTTACTTAGTAAATTATAGATCTTTTTTAAACAGACATCCAAACCAAAACAGAACACTAGAAAATGATTTaatataccaaaaataaaagtcagacAACTTTTAATTCAAgtgaaagaaaaaattgattcCCATTCAACAAGCTAGTTCTCAAATCTAAGGTGTTGTTGAGCGGAAGGAACTCATCAATCCTTAACCAAACTCCAATTAATCTTTGGTCTTAGATATGGTGCAGCCTTAAATCTCAAAGTCACTTGTCCCACTTTTAAAGGTCTCTAGAATTTAGGGAGGATATTAGTCTGTGTCTGGTGGTGGAAGCCCcgagtaacaaaaaaaaaaaaaaagaaaaaaaaaagactaggtctcaagttttaattttaagaatGAAGCAATATTGACAAGGAgatattacaagtgcaagtaaaatatattacatgtgcaagtaaattgtactctgagcatcaatactaagtgcacctaatgttataactaggtgcacctaatgttataattaggtgcacctaggttgcacacaggtgcatgaatgttaacaaggtaaattacttgcacttgtaagtgaaaatatgtgcacttgtaagtgaaactaggtgcacatacaacacaattacttgcaccaaagttcgagttagttacgaaaatgccaccgcgtcgttttttaaaattacatttgattcgttgatctggtcacgtggacggctgcgaagcgttctcattttCTTCCTGGGCGAGCGTCTGCGCCTGAGCGGcccctatatgtgtgtgtgggggggtttgtgtgtattttatatagtaatggtaGCTAGtactagtaaaataaaaaaacattgaGGATAAACTcggtaataaattataaatctaCAATGCAAATAGtatcaaatatgaaatataagcattttttttcgaaaattgaaatataagcATTTAATGCAACTTATATTactaacacatttttttttgaaaagaaaattactaacacattttttatttcaattaaagactaatattaaaataaatgtctAAAAGAAAAATGTCAAGGCATAAATGGTAAATTGGAAAAACGTGTAAAAGAAcaacacaaataacaaataCGTACAACTTATAATatcaacaaaattttcattcttgttcaaaagtaatattattaactcttttaattttttgagatTTACACTAATACTAAGTTATATTAATATAACTAGTACTTTGTGCGATGCGCAAAAacatatgcccaatattaatactaaaattaaaatatttttttaaaaacatatatttgtaGCTCGGTGGGCGCGCTTAAACCAAGTCTAGTCacatattacataatattagTGTTTGTTCATAGTC is a window of Ipomoea triloba cultivar NCNSP0323 chromosome 11, ASM357664v1 DNA encoding:
- the LOC115997521 gene encoding receptor-like protein EIX2, whose product is MGRNWLRQQNWPCCCSSFGGCRLTRGEFPGFSQQIYGIVDSIEEYLFDYEWLMWKGEEVEYGKNLKFMKLIDLSSNKLVGEIPVEITDLHILNSLNLSRNKLAGFIQNKIGQMSSLENLDLSNNQLSGAIPFSLASISFLARLDLSNNNLSGCIPLGPQLQGFTYEAYQGNPKLRGPPLPTKCHRSEPGNAPQQGRIDEIEDDEHWIIWDFDFFVSMALGFILGFWGVCGTLILKRSWRHAYFQFLENKKEKICTAILVYGAKLKRGMGAS